One window of the Methylovirgula sp. HY1 genome contains the following:
- a CDS encoding autotransporter domain-containing protein has product MRRSVCVAAVKSGRMVMGGVSACNIGKTGFAGVLAAALALFAATGARAQCTSSVPGGALPAANLAPFAMGAPVNTLLSAINAENTIFLTQSTAFIASPSNPQPNEVGGSVWARSIGGEQTTKGTATSNYSYLGAPVSGGVSCRTSTDLTFGGAQVGTDVTNLNLNGWNLHAGSTLGYLGAAGQDTTRPGAANAAGGSFNDVLQIPFVGAYGAATKGNLFLDGQIRWLYFQNGASDPQNGLFNQHFDARGTAINGDVGYNFGFQNNWFVTPSAGFIWSKTTVAPFNTAGTSVLGTGTALPGQVSINNIYNAIGRLSLRVGTTVDAGYMILQPFGTASFFREFEGEGNVTFGNTPVTLNGTFLPANAVRGSLTTTGIGNYGEFGVGITGQIKNTGWLSFVSADYRTGDYIQGWNLNAGIRYLFEPETQRLVTKGPAEPVSPYNWTGLRIGATLGADWGYSNWNFVGTGAGTNPRFAGILPGGLIGYDYQIGKWVVGAGADMGWTNANGTAGCPASAYLSCENQADWLATATGRVGYTFWGDRVLTYGKAGLALADFTTKLSCNTDAQATPNLIGGVAGCPGTSASKLGAGWTIGAGTEFGLTPNWSVRAETSYFNLGKELYQPVLGGVSTPINVTHEGFTATIGLAYRFDVGMLLPVVAKY; this is encoded by the coding sequence ATGCGGCGTTCGGTTTGCGTGGCGGCAGTCAAATCCGGCCGAATGGTCATGGGTGGGGTGTCGGCCTGCAACATTGGCAAGACCGGGTTCGCCGGGGTCTTGGCGGCGGCGCTTGCGCTTTTTGCCGCGACGGGCGCGCGCGCGCAATGCACGTCGAGCGTGCCGGGCGGCGCTTTGCCCGCGGCCAATCTCGCGCCTTTCGCGATGGGCGCTCCGGTCAACACGCTTTTGTCGGCGATCAACGCCGAAAATACGATTTTCTTGACGCAGTCGACGGCCTTCATCGCCAGTCCGTCCAATCCGCAGCCTAACGAGGTGGGCGGCAGCGTCTGGGCGCGCAGCATCGGCGGCGAACAGACGACCAAAGGGACGGCGACGTCGAATTACAGCTATCTCGGCGCCCCGGTTTCCGGCGGCGTCAGCTGCCGGACCAGTACCGACCTGACCTTCGGCGGCGCACAGGTTGGGACTGACGTCACCAACTTAAATCTCAACGGCTGGAATCTTCATGCCGGTTCGACGCTCGGCTATTTGGGTGCCGCCGGTCAGGACACGACCCGCCCTGGCGCCGCCAATGCCGCTGGCGGATCGTTCAATGACGTTCTGCAGATTCCGTTCGTCGGTGCTTATGGCGCCGCGACCAAGGGCAATCTGTTTCTCGATGGCCAAATCCGCTGGCTGTATTTCCAGAATGGCGCAAGCGACCCGCAAAACGGTCTCTTCAACCAGCATTTCGATGCTCGCGGGACCGCCATCAATGGTGACGTCGGCTATAATTTTGGATTTCAGAACAATTGGTTCGTTACGCCTTCCGCTGGCTTCATCTGGTCGAAGACGACGGTGGCGCCGTTTAACACGGCCGGGACTTCGGTGCTTGGAACCGGCACGGCCTTGCCGGGGCAGGTCTCGATCAACAATATCTATAACGCGATCGGGCGGCTCAGCCTTCGCGTCGGAACCACCGTCGACGCCGGCTATATGATTCTGCAGCCTTTCGGTACCGCGAGCTTTTTTCGTGAATTCGAAGGCGAAGGGAACGTGACCTTCGGCAATACGCCGGTGACCCTCAACGGCACCTTTCTGCCGGCGAACGCGGTCCGGGGCAGTCTGACGACGACGGGCATTGGCAATTATGGTGAGTTTGGTGTCGGCATCACCGGGCAGATCAAGAACACGGGCTGGCTCAGCTTCGTCAGTGCCGATTATCGTACCGGCGACTACATCCAAGGCTGGAACCTAAACGCCGGTATACGCTACCTTTTCGAGCCGGAAACGCAGCGGCTGGTCACCAAGGGGCCGGCGGAACCTGTGTCGCCCTATAATTGGACCGGTCTTCGCATCGGCGCCACGCTTGGCGCGGATTGGGGCTATTCGAACTGGAATTTCGTTGGGACGGGCGCCGGCACGAACCCGCGCTTTGCGGGAATCCTCCCTGGCGGTCTGATCGGTTATGATTACCAGATCGGCAAATGGGTTGTCGGCGCCGGCGCCGATATGGGGTGGACCAATGCGAATGGCACGGCAGGCTGCCCCGCCAGCGCCTATCTCAGCTGTGAGAATCAAGCGGATTGGCTCGCCACCGCGACGGGCCGAGTTGGCTATACTTTTTGGGGCGATCGGGTCCTGACTTATGGCAAGGCGGGTCTGGCGCTCGCCGATTTCACGACGAAACTCTCCTGCAACACCGATGCGCAGGCGACGCCCAATCTCATCGGCGGAGTCGCCGGTTGTCCCGGCACAAGCGCTTCAAAGCTCGGAGCGGGCTGGACCATCGGTGCGGGCACGGAATTCGGGCTCACGCCGAATTGGTCGGTGCGCGCCGAGACCAGCTATTTCAATCTCGGCAAGGAACTCTATCAGCCCGTGCTCGGCGGCGTTTCGACGCCGATCAACGTCACACACGAAGGCTTCACCGCCACCATCGGTCTCGCCTATCGTTTCGATGTGGGAATGCTGTTGCCGGTCGTTGCCAAATATTGA